A single Amphiprion ocellaris isolate individual 3 ecotype Okinawa chromosome 1, ASM2253959v1, whole genome shotgun sequence DNA region contains:
- the LOC111569048 gene encoding WD repeat-containing protein 88-like — MDHKVTRSRIRNRSRISVCSFRMVTASWDQKMALWDLETGLTLWKSRQAGLITSCSSSSDGRLLVCAADPQNGVFICDASSGQTLHHISDHHRSTVTQCRFDPQSHRVASVSADRSLKLWDLLAQKTTVSMDSNHGNVVSDCCFTSSGRFVCTASWDKTLKLWDLQAGGFRTHGGTTLQRGHEGSVSSCSFSADGEASEQGSRTSRNFINDHTF; from the exons ATGGATCATAAAGTCACCAGATCCAGGATCAGAAACAGATCCAGGATCAGTGTTTGTTCCTTCCGGATGGTGACGGCGTCCTGGGACCAGAAGATGGCGCTCTGGGACCTGGAGACGGGACTCACTCTG TGGAAGTCCAGGCAGGCCGGCCTGATcacctcctgcagctcctcctctgaCGGTCGGCTGCTGGTTTGTGCTGCAGATCCTCAGAACGGAGTTTTTATCTGCGACGCCTCCAGCGGACAGACGCTGCATCACATCAGCG ATCACCACCGATCCACCGTCACTCAGTGTCGCTTCGACCCGCAGAGCCACAGAGTCGCCTCAGTGTCTGCAGACCGAAGCCTCAAACTGTGGGACCTGCTGGCTCAGAAGACCACCGTGTCCATGGACAG TAACCATGGCAACGTGGTCTCCGACTGCTGCTTCACCAGCAGTGGGCGCTTCGTGTGCACGGCCTCGTGGGATAAAACGCTGAAGCTGTGGGACCTGCAGGCTGGAGGATTTCGAACTCACGGAGGGACGACGCTGCAGAGAGGCCATGAAGGCAGCGTGAGCTCCTGCAGCTTCTCAGCTGACGGAGAGGCCTCTGAGCAAGGcagcagaaccagcaggaactttatcaatgatcacaCCTTCTGA